The genomic region CCGCCCGGTCGGTTGTAGTCTGCACCTTAACATTATAGGAAGTGTGGGCGCCTGTGGTACCTAGTGTAATCGTTTATCTGTGGTGTTCAGTATAGGGTGTCTACTGGTGGCAGAGACTTATGTTTGTGTGGGGGGAGTCGCTACAGTGGTCCTATCTCTTGCCGGGGTTCCGTGAGGGTGGGTATGAGGCCATTTCAGAGTTGTTTTAACCCCCCGTGTAGTAGAGTATCTGAGTGTGTTGGTATGTGTCTAACCTTTGTGCATAGAGTAACCTATGTCACCGTAAGCGTTGTAAGTGTGCATTGCGCCACATTATTATACAGGAGAGGTATTATAGAGGCAAACAAGGTTAAATAAACTTAACGTTAAACGATAACATGTGAGCGGAGTGTATTTAGCCAAAGTTCAAATTGTGCCGGGTACCACTGTTCCCTGTTATCGAGCACAGTTCTTTCAGGTTGGGGCCGCTGGGCGTTCGCTGACTCTCGGGGTGAAGGGCACCGATCTCTCTGGGTCCCAGTCGTGTGTGCCCGAGGTAGTTGCTCTTTCCGCAGGTAGTGCCGGGAGACCCATAGATTGCAGGTACGTGGTTGCTTCTTGTAGGTTGGACAGTCTCTTCGTGGTCCCGTCTCTGGTGACTAGGAGGGTACGTGGTAGGGCCCACCGGTAGTCCACACCAGCGTTGCGGAGTTGGCTGGTCGCTGGGCCCATCGATTTACGCCATAGCATCGTGGAGCGGGTTATGTCTTGGTAAAACGATAGTTGCGCATTTTCAAAATTAAGCGGGGTTTTGCCCCGGATTGCTGTCATCATTTGGATTTTATCGGTGGTCGAGTGGCATCGAACTATCACGTCCTGTGGTGCTCCGGCTGGTGCCTGCCGTGGTGTCGGGATCCGGAAGAGGCTCTCGAAGGTAAGTTTCTTTGCCTGCGTGTGTGGCAGTATCGATGTGGTGAGCCTCCTGATGTAGTGGGGTAATTCCGTTAGAGTGACAGAgtcagggatgccccttatcttaaCATTGAGGCGCCGGTGGCGGTCCTCGGCTTGGTCAGCTCTGGTTAGGAGCGCGGTTTGGGATGCTTGCAATTGATTAATGGTGTCTTTTATGTCCAGTACCTCCTGTCTGAGCTCTAGGATGCCATCTTCGGAGGTCTGAGTGCGGACTATAACCGCTGTGATTTCCTTCTTGAGTAAGTCCAGGTCAGCAGCATGTAACCGCCGCATTTCTTGTAGTAAGTCCGCTATGTCCTGTTTCGTGGCCGGCGTTTTGTTGGGTACCAGTGCCTGCTCCACCGTGTTCAGTTCGGGCTGTGTGGAGTGAGTGGGCCTATCTGCTGGTCCCTCTGGAGCTTTCGGGCCCTCAAATTGCCCCTGAGCCGCCGTCGCGGTAGCTGGGCGCTGTAACATCGCGCCTATGTCCTGAGTGTCTCTGGTTGTTGACAGGGgggctttgtggttttttttgcccATGATTTCGATGGGCTTTGGGGCGTGCTGGGTCTGGTGTGGAGGGGAGTACAAGTAGGTCTCCGGCCACTCCGGTATTTCCCACGAGGTTCGAGCGTTACGCGGTCCGGGGAAGGCCCCAGGCCTCCGGCGTGTCTTCCTACTGGGTTGCGGGAACAGGAAAGGCATCGGATTGTAGCTCCCGACCGGGGGTATCGAGGTGGGGGGTGTCCACTCTCCGTGGTGTGTCTGGCACGGTAATTTACCCCTGTCTTTCGTTCTCCTTTGTCGGAGCTCTAGTTAGTTGCGGCCATTTCGTTTGAGCgctcggctccgccccctcctggttcagtctttaaccactcctcttcttgagctgtataaactggagtccattgggacagtggagttggtataagagcagctatatgccccacatattcctgtcttcctgattcagcagcacgcttagctgcactatctgccatccgatttcccttggttacatcaccatctcctctcagatgcgctcgacaatgtatgataccgacttctttcggctcccacactgcttccaatagttgtaggatttcagctgcgtacttgatttctttgccttctgaattcagtagtcctctttctttatacaaagctccgtgggcatgagtggttaaaaacgcatatttggagtccgtgtagatgttcactcttaaaccttcagccaattgtaacgctcgtgtcagtgctatcaattctgccttttgtgctgatgttcctttcgccagtggccgagcttctatcaccttgtctattgttgtcactgcatatcctgcatagcggatcccttctttcacataactactgccgtcggtataatattgaacatcggggttctggatgggaaaatcacgaagatctggtctacttgagaatacttcatccattacttccaaacaatcatgttgactttcagtaggttgtggcaaaagggtagctggatttaaggtgtttacagtctctaaatgcactcttgggttttcacacaacattgcttgatacttggtcatacggctgttactaaaccaatgatttcctttgtaatccaacaacgtctgtactgcatgtgggactcgtacataaagttcttgacctagagtgagtttatcggcttcagctactagcagggcggctgcagctacggctcttagacaaggtggaagtccgctggccactgcatccaattgcttagacatgtaggcaacaggtctttgccatgatcccaagtactgtgtcaatactcccatagccattcttctttgctcatgtacatacaggtagaatggtcgtgtgtgatcaggtagacctaatgctggggcactcatcaaagccttcttcacatcttcaaatgccgtttgctgttcttgggtccataagaaggggtcgtgctctgtacctttgatagctgcgtacagaggttttgccagtatcgcgtagctgggaatccatatcctacagaagcctgctgcccccaagaattctcgcacttgtcttctattcttgggtatcggtatttggcacacagcttcttttctctctggccccataattctttgaccttcaggaatcccagatatttgacagttggcaaacacaactgagccttctttctagacaccttgtatcctgccttccagagaatgtgtagtagatcgtgcgttgcttgctgacagatttcttttgtaactgctgctatcaacaagtcatctacatactgtaacaatacacactctcctgggatggactcgaaatccagtagatcttgacttagagctgaaccaaatagggtaggtgaatttttaaacccttggggcagtcttgtccaagtcatttggcgttttgagcccgttacagcgttctcccattggaaagcgaaaatacattgactttctgcggcaattcggaggcaaaagaaggcatctttgaggtctaagactgtaaagtaagtagccccgcc from Pelobates fuscus isolate aPelFus1 chromosome 1, aPelFus1.pri, whole genome shotgun sequence harbors:
- the LOC134612073 gene encoding LOW QUALITY PROTEIN: uncharacterized protein LOC134612073 (The sequence of the model RefSeq protein was modified relative to this genomic sequence to represent the inferred CDS: inserted 1 base in 1 codon), which gives rise to YMPECPVQLLGRDMLSKLQAQITFLPNGTTSLKFNGPSGIMTLSVPKEEEWRLYTALTSQNPRSDESLFNIPGVWAENNPPGLARNIPPIKIELKLGVYPVSLRQYHIPQKAKKNIQSYLDKFIRYGILKFCTSPWNTPLLPVQKPGTDEYRPVQDLRAVNDAVVSIHPVVPNPYNLLALIPGGATYFTVLDLKDAFFCLRIAAESQCIFAFQWENAVTGSKRQMTWTRLPQGFKNSPTLFGSALSQDLLDFESIPGECVLLQYVDDLLIAAVTKEICQQATHDLLHILWKAGYKVSRKKAQLCLPTVKYLGFLXGQRIMGPERKEAVCQIPIPKNRRQVREFLGAAGFCRIWIPSYAILAKPLYAAIKGTEHDPFLWTQEQQTAFEDVKKALMSAPALGLPDHTRPFYLYVHEQRRMAMGVLTQYLGSWQRPVAYMSKQLDAVASGLPPCLRAVAAAALLVAEADKLTLGQELYVRVPHAVQTLLDYKGNHWFSNSRMTKYQAMLCENPRVHLETVNTLNPATLLPQPTESQHDCLEVMDEVFSSRPDLRDFPIQNPDVQYYTDGSSYVKEGIRYAGYAVTTIDKVIEARPLAKGTSAQKAELIALTRALQLAEGLRVNIYTDSKYAFLTTHAHGALYKERGLLNSEGKEIKYAAEILQLLEAVWEPKEVGIIHCRAHLRGDGDVTKGNRMADSAAKRAATQHAPKPIEIMGKKNHKAPLSTTRDTQDIGAMLQRPATATAAQGQFEGPKAPEGPADRPTHSTQPELNTVEQALVPNKTPATKQDIADLLQEMRRLHAADLDLLKKEITAVIVRTQTSEDGILELRQEVLDIKDTINQLQASQTALLTRADQAEDRHRRLNVKIRGIPDSVTLTELPHYIRRLTTSILPHTQAKKLTFESLFRIPTPRQAPAGAPQDVIVRCHSTTDKIQMMTAIRGKTPLNFENAQLSFYQDITRSTMLWRKSMGPATSQLRNAGVDYRWALPRTLLVTRDGTTKRLSNLQEATTYLQSMGLPALPAERATTSGTHDWDPERSVPFTPRDFTVMPKSGGHRYLLVIVCTYSGWVEACPTRTEKAGEVVRFLLREIIPRYGLPCSIGSDNGPAFVHQCLQQLTHMLGIKWRLHTAYRPQSSGKVERMNRTIKNQLAKMCQETQLKWNVLLPIALLRIRSTPTRRMGLSPFEIMYGRPPPVLGNLRGDLSQLGEGITRQQVVELGKTMEEAQKWVQDRLPVNIYPPVHSYHPGDQVWIKEWNNVPLGPKWRGPYVVLLSTPTAIKVAEVTPWIHHSRVKPAAVDSWQVTADPENPCKIRL